Within Alteromonas sp. LMIT006, the genomic segment TTTAAGATACGTACGTAACCGCCTGGGCGAGCTTCGTAACGTGGGCCTAGTTCGTTAAATAATTTACCAACAACTTCTTTATCACCGGTGCGAGCCATCGCTAAACGACGGTTTGCAACGCTGTCACGCTTAGCCATAGTAATTAATGGCTCAATAACACGGCGTAATTCTTTTGCTTTAGGTAAAGTCGTTTTAATCACTTCATGCTTAACCAATGAACCGGCCATGTTTTTAAACATAGCTTTACGATGGCTGCTGTTGCGATTTAACTTACGACCACTTTTAAGATGGCGCATAGCTTTATCCTTCTATTCCGCGATGCTTTCTGGTGGCCAGTTCTCTAGGCGCATGCCTAAAGACAAACCACGTGAAGCAAGCACGTCTTTAATT encodes:
- the rplQ gene encoding 50S ribosomal protein L17, yielding MRHLKSGRKLNRNSSHRKAMFKNMAGSLVKHEVIKTTLPKAKELRRVIEPLITMAKRDSVANRRLAMARTGDKEVVGKLFNELGPRYEARPGGYVRILKCGFRTGDKAPMAYVELVDRPEVEAAEEVVEATEE